A genomic stretch from Balaenoptera musculus isolate JJ_BM4_2016_0621 chromosome 9, mBalMus1.pri.v3, whole genome shotgun sequence includes:
- the CPA4 gene encoding carboxypeptidase A4: MKWILFFGDLIGSSICGQEKFFGDQVFRINVRNGDEISKLSQLVNSDSFKLNFWKSPSTFGHPVDVLFPSVSLQPVKSFLKSQGLEYLVTVEDLQALLDNEDEEMQYNEGQERSSNNFNYRAYHSLEAIYHEIDSIARDFPDLASRVKIGHLFENRSMYVLKFSTGEGRQQLTIWLNSGIHSREWISQATVIWTVKKTVSDYGKDPAITSILEKMDIFLLTVANPDGYVYTQTQNRLWRKTRSLNPGSSCVGTDPNRNWNVSFAGEGASDNPCSEVYRGAHASSEVEVKLVVDFIQERGDFKCFIDLHSYSQLLTYPCGYMVKKAPDADELDEVARCVAKALASLSGTEYQVCPTCTTVYPASGSSVDWAYDNGIKYAFTFELRDIGHYGFFLPANQIIPTTEETWLGLKTIMEHVWDNLS; this comes from the exons gGACCAAGTTTTCAGGATTAATGTCAGAAATGGAGATGAGATCAGCAAACTAAGTCAGCTAGTGAATTCAGACAGCTTTAAG CTCAACTTCTGGAAATCTCCCTCTACCTTTGGTCATCCTGTGGATGTCCTGTTCCCTTCTGTCAGTCTGCAGCCAGTCAAATCCTTCCTGAAGTCCCAGGGCTTAGAGTACTTGGTGACTGTTGAAGACCTGCAG GCCCTTTTAGATAATGAAGATGAGGAAATGCAATACAATGAAGGTCAAGAACGGAGCAGTAATAACTTCAACTATAGAGCCTATCATTCCCTGGAAGCT ATTTACCATGAGATAGACAGCATTGCCAGAGATTTTCCTGACTTGGCGAGCAGGGTGAAGATTGGGCATTTATTTGAAAACCGGTCAATGTATGTACTGAAG TTCAGCACTGGAGAAGGCAGGCAGCAGCTGACCATTTGGCTGAATTCAGGTATCCATTCCCGGGAGTGGATCTCACAGGCCACGGTGATCTGGACTGTAAAGA AGACTGTATCTGACTATGGGAAGGATCCAGCCATCACCTCCATCTTGGAGAAAATGGACATTTTCTTGTTGACTGTGGCCAATCCTGATggatatgtatacacacaaactCA GAACCGATTATGGAGGAAGACACGGTCTCTAAATCCTGGAAGCTCCTGTGTTGGTACCGATCCAAATAGAAATTGGAATGTTAGTTTTGCAG GAGAGGGAGCCAGTGACAACCCTTGCTCCGAAGTATACCGTGGAGCCCACGCCAGTTCAGAAGTGGAGGTGAAACTGGTGGTAGATTTCATTCAAGAACGTGGGGATTTCAAATGCTTCATCGACCTGCACAGCTACTCACAGCTGCTGACGTATCCATGTGGGTACATGGTCAAAAAGGCCCCGGATGCTGATGAGCTG GATGAGGTGGCAAGGTGTGTAGCCAAAGCTCTGGCTTCCCTGTCAGGCACTGAGTACCAAGTGTGTCCTACCTGCACCACTGTCT ATCCAGCTAGTGGCAGCAGTGTTGACTGGGCATATGATAATGGCATCAAGTATGCATTCACTTTTGAGTTGAGAGATATTGGGCACTATGGCTTCTTCCTGCCAGCCAACCAGATCATCCCCACTACAGAGGAGACCTGGCTGGGTCTGAAGACCATCATGGAGCATGTGTGGGACAACCTCTCCTAG